Proteins encoded in a region of the Nicotiana tomentosiformis chromosome 9, ASM39032v3, whole genome shotgun sequence genome:
- the LOC138898357 gene encoding uncharacterized protein, with the protein MYNAPANGLVEAFNKTLGNLLKKVVAKNKKDWHEKIGEALWAYRKTFRTATQATPYSLVYGVEAVLLLERQISSLRIAIQEGLTFEENAQLRLAELEAYDEKRLEAQQKLECYQARLARAFNKKVRPRSFQVGDLVLDV; encoded by the coding sequence ATGTATAATGCACCCGCCAATGGCCTTGTTGAAGCATTTAATAAGACGCTTGGTAaccttttgaagaaagttgttgcaaagaacaagaaagactgGCATGAGAAAATTGGTGAAGCTTTGTGGGCATACCGGAAAACCTTCAGAACTGCTACACAAGCAACTCCTTACTCTTTGGTGTATGGTGTAGAAGCAGTCCTTCTGTTGGAGCGACAAATTTCATCATTGCGGATCGCAATCCAAGAAGGACTCACGTTCGAAGAGAATGCTCAACTTCGCCTAGCAGAGTTAGAGGCATATGATGAGAAAAGATTGGAAGCACAACAAAAATTGGAGTGCTATCAAGCTCGACTAGCTAGAGCcttcaacaagaaagtgcggccacGATCATTCCAAGTGGGAGATTTAGTCCTAGATGTTTGA
- the LOC138898358 gene encoding uncharacterized protein: MALGENESTKLPKDPRQITDIKRRAARFIFYKGTLFLRSFEGLFLRYLDKEEAHQAMEEAHSSSCRAHQSSPKLHFRIKRMGYYWLTMVKDCMKHAKICQMCQFHANYIHQPSQPLHPTVASWPFDAWGLDVVGPLPKS; encoded by the exons ATGGCACTTGGAGAGAATGAGTCAACAAAG TTACCCAAGGATCCGCGACAAATAACAGACATCAAGCGAAGGGCAGCACGATTCATCTTCTACAAGGGGACATTATTTCTCCGCTCTTTTGAAGGGCTATTCTTGCGATATCTTGACAAAGAAGAAGCCCACCAAGCGATGGAGGAAGCACATTCTAGCTCATGTAGAGCACACCAATCTAGTCCTAAACTCCATTTTCGCATCAAGAGGATGGGTTACTACTGGTTGACAATGGTGAAGGATTGCATGAAACATGCCAAAATATGTCAAATGTGTCAATTCCACGCCAACTATATCCACCAACCTTCGCAGCCTCTTCATCCAACTGTAGCTTCATGGCCTTTTGATGCATGGGGACTTGACGTTGTTGGACCGCTTCCAAAGTCATGA